One Streptomyces umbrinus genomic window, GCTGTCCCGGGAGTGGCTGCTCGGCGAGGACGAGGCGCCTGTCGTGGATGCGCTGGTGCTGTCCCATCCCGAGCAGTTGGAGCGGCTGCGGGCGGCCTGTCCCGAGGCGGTGCACACGGCGGTCCTCGCCGGAGACCCCTGCTTCGACCGCGTCCTGGCGGCGCGCGGGCATCGCGAGCGCTACCGGCGGGCCCTCGGCACACACCCCGGCCAGCGACTGGTGCTCCTCAACTCCACCTGGCACACGGAGTCGTTGTTCGGCGACGGCGGTGACGACCTCCTGCCGGCGCTCCTCCCGCGGCTGGCCTCCGAACTCCCCGCCGACGAGTACCGCGTCGCGGCCGTACTCCACCCCAACATCTGGTACGGGCACGGCCCCGGCCAGATCCGTGCCTGGCTGGACCGCGCCCGCCGGGCCGGCCTCACCCTGGTCGACCCCCTCGACGGCTGGCGGCAGGCCCTGCTCGCCGCCGACGCGGTGATCGGCGACCACGGCTCGGTCACCTACTACGCCGCCGCGCTCGGCACCCCCGTACTCCTGGGGGCGGCACCACTGGACGCGCTCGCCCTCGACGCACCGATCTCGGACTTCGTTCGGGAAGCGCCCCGACTCGACCCCACGGCTCCCCTGCGCCCGCAACTGGACACGCTGATGTCCGGGCACCAACCCCTCCCAGGACCGGCGGAGTTCACCACCTCCCACCCCGGCGAGTCGGCGGCCCGGCTGCGCCGCCTCTTCTACGGACAGCTGGGTCTGCCCGAGCCTGACGGGCCCGCCCTCCTCGAACCGCTCCCCCTGCCACCGCACGAACCCCCGTCCCGTACCGCCCCGTTGAGGGTGCTGACATGGCTGCGGGGCTCGGGCGAGGTCGCGGTGGAGCGGTACGCCGACCCCCGGCCCGATCCGCCCGGCGACGGCGAGGCCCACCTGGCCGTACACGAGGACACCCGGGACCCGGCCCAACTAGCCATCGCCGACGTGGTGTTCCGCGAGGGCTCCGCCACCGATCCCCGCTTCGGCTCCCCGGACCGGTGGACGGCCGAGACCCTCGTCCGTCACCCGCACAGCGCCCTGGCGGCGTACGTGACCTCCCCCACCGCCTGCACGGTGCGCACTCGTGACGGTCAACTCCTGCGCCTCACGGCCGAGTCGCCGGAGCCGACGGCCGACCCCGCCGTCTACGCCTCGGCACTGCACGCCTGGCTCGCGGCGGGCAAAGCGGTGGAGGAGCTGATCCCCGAGGGCCTGACCGTCCGTACCGGCTCGGTGGTCCACTCCGTACGGGTCGCTTCTGTACGAGTCACTCCGGCCTGACGGCAACGCACCGCTCCCGCAACGCCCGCAGATACGCGAGGTGATACTCGGCCTTCTCCGGGGTGAGCGCGGCGATCGCCTCGTCGACAAGGGGCAGCGCCTGAGCGAACTCCTCGCCGTCCAGGCGGGTTTCGGCAAGGTCGGTGAGTGTGCGCGCCCTGTTGTAGGCCTCGCCGCTCCCGCGGAAGAACGTCAGCGCCCGCTCCAGCCTCTCGCGCGCCTCGGCCCGTCGCTGAAGCCCGCGCAGCGCCCGCCCCCGGTGCCGCTCCAACAGGGCCAGGGCACGCGGCAGATCACGGGTGCCCTCGTCCTCGGGACCGATCTCTCCATAGATCCCGTACGACTCCTCGAAGCAGTCGTACGCCTCCTGGAACCGCCACTGCCGCAGCCGCAGCAGCCCCAGGAACTCGACGGCGGAGGCGTGTCCGCGCGGATGCCCGGCGGCCTGTTCGTCCCGCGCCGCGGCGAGAGCCTCGCGCTCCGCCTCGTCCCAGAGACGCAACTCGGTGAGGGTGTGGGCGAGTTGGGTATGCAGCGCCCCTGCCTCGCGCGTGCCGGGGAACCGCTCGTCGGCCGCCCGTACGGCGACGCGCAGCGCTGGCAGCAGTACGTCGTGGTGTCCCGCCTTGAGCTGGAGCGGCCAGAGCGCCCGGCCGAGCCGTACAACGGTGTCCGCGTCGCCGAACTCGTCGGCGAGGCCCATCACGCGCACCAGGTTGCCCGCCTCGGCGGCGAGCGAGTCGAGTGCCGCACCCCGGTCAGCGTACGGCACGGCATCCGCCCCGGCGGGCAGCTCCGGAATCCGCCAGCTCTCCGGCAGAACCGCCCGCGCCGCACTCACGGCCGACAGCAGGTATCCCTCGATGGTCCGGTTCATCGCCGCCGAACAGGCGACGATCCCGTCCTCGCGCGCCGCGGCGGCCTCGGCGTGGGCACGTACGCCCTCCCGGTAGCGGTAGCGTCCGTCGCCGATCCGGTCCAGCAGCATGGCTTCGGCGAGTTCCGCCAACCACCCGTCCGCCTCGGCCTGTTGGAGGCCGGCGGCCCGTGCGGCTCCCGTCGCGTCGAGCGCGGGCAGATCACACAGCGCGGCCAGCCGGTAGAGCCGCGCCGCGCCGGGTGCCAGCAGCCGGTACGAGTCCTCGGCGGCGGCGCGTACGGGATCGGTCTCGGGGGACACGGCAGGGGCCTCCGGCGCGGGTGCGGAGAGACGGGGTACGGCGGCTTTGATGGCGTACGGCGAACCGGCGCACCGGGCCAGCAGGGACGGCACCGTGGCGCGGGCGGCCACGAGGGCGGACTTGTCCACGAGGGCGGCCAGCAGTCGCGCCGAGTCCCGCTCGGTGAGCGGCCCCACCGGGATCGACAGGGCGTCGAGACCCGTCAGGCGATGGCGGGCGCCGACGATCGTGAAGACCTCGGGCGCCGAGCCGATCACCGGCTCCACCTGGGCGGCGGACCGCGCGTGATCGAGGATGACCAGCAGTCGCCGGTCGGCCGCGTACCGGCGGAAGAGCTCCTGCCGCTCGGCGAAGGCGGGCGGCAACTCCTCGTCCGCCAGGCCGAGTTGCCGCAGAACCTCGGCGAGTACCCGTGCCGCGTCGAGGGGTGTGCCCGTGCCGCCGCCGCGCAGGTCCACATGGATCTGGCCGTCCGGGAACCGCTCGGCCGCCCGTACACCCCAGTGTGTGGCGAGTGTGGTGACGCCCATGCCCTCCTGCCCGTACAGCAGGGCGAGCCTGGGCCGCCCGTCGGCCTTGCGCCGGGCCTCCTCGTCGAGCCGCTTCAGCGCGTCGCGCCGGTCGGTGAAGGACCGGATGGACGGGGGCAGACAGGGCCGCCCGACCGTAGCGCCGGGCGGTCGCACCGAGCCCGCGAACTCGGCCCAGGCGCGGGCGAGTCGTGGATCGCCGAGCACTCCCTCGTGCACGACCCGTGCCACGGCCTCGACCTCGGCCGGGTTCGCGGGCGCGGCCACCTCACGCCCGGCGATTCTCCGTACGAGCCCGCCGGCCGACTCCCAGGCCCACTTCCCGGCCTCGTTGGCCATTCCGGAGCCGACAGCCCCGAGCACGCCCGCCACCGCGGCCACCGACATGGGCTCCAGCATCCAGCACTCCCCGTTCCCGACGCCCTGAAGGATCAACCGTAGCGGCAGGTCGCGTCAGGTGCGCCCGCCGGACGTCAGGAGGGCTTGCCCGTCCGCAGCGTGAAGCCGACGCCGTCCCGGGCGAGTTCGGCGAGCCAGTCCTCGGACCGCTCAGCCGTCTCCGCCGCCCGGTTGAGGCCGGGCGGCAAGTCGTCGCCGAGGATCCGCCGCACCCCGAGCGCCAGCGTCCGCGACACGCACCGCGCCATCGCGCTCTCCTCCGCGTCGCCCTCCAGGTCCAGCAGGTAGCGGCCCGACCAGGTGCGGTCCGAGCCGTCGCGTAAGTCCAGGGACACGGCGAGGACCACGCGGTCGCGGTCGGCGTCCGTGGTCGGGTAGCGGGCCGCCAACTCCTGGGCGAGGGCGGTGATCCGCTGGTCGTCGCCCTGGCGGAGTTTCTCGAAGACCGGCTGCCAGGCCGTCGAGCCAACCGTCGAGGCGGAGGGTGCCGCGGATGAAGGTCTGCGGCTTCCAGGCCGGGGGCAGTCCGTACTGCTCGACGAAGGGAAGGCTGTCGCGGTTGGGGTAGACCTCGAACGGCTCACCGTCCACCACGTGGGGGCGCGTGGCCTCCCAGGGACGCGGCGCGGTGGTCTCGGCGCCGGCCTCGATGTAACGGGCGGGCGAGCGCAGGGCGTTGAGGACGCCCGCCGGGGCCCAGCTGAAGCGGTACCTGAAGTCGTTCGGGACGGCCGGGATGCCTCCGCAGTACGAGGTGAGGCTCACCTCGGCGGTCGTGTCGGCGCCGATCTCCTCGCGGGCCCGGGCGATGAGGCTGTGCGCGAAGAGGTGGTCGATGCCCGGGTCGAGGCCGGACTCGGTGAGGACGACGACCCCGGCGGCCGTGGCGGCGGGCACCTGGTCGAGGACCGCCTCCGAGACATAGCTGGAGCAGGCGAAGTGGGCCCCGCGGCTCACACAGGCGGCGAGCAGGCCCGCGTGTTCGGGCGCCGGGAGCATCGAGACCACCACGTCGCCGGGCGCCAGTTCCGCCGTCAGGGCCGGGAGCGTGTACGCGCGTGGCTCGGCGCGGCCGGTGAGGCCGCGGGTCTCCAGGCTCCGGGCGGCCCGCTCGTCGGTGCGGTGCCACAGGCGTACGCGGTCGGCCGCGTCGCACAGGGCGGCGAGTCCGCTGCCGGTGGACAGGCCCGCGCCGATCCAGTGGACGGTGCCGGAGGCGGGGACGGGGACGCCGGCAGGCTGGGCTGTCGTCTCAGGCATCGCGGAACTCCCCTTGTGTCAGGTCTAGTTCACGGCATGCTTCGTGGTACCGGTCCAGGTCGCGGCCCCACGCCCCGGCCACCCCGAACTCCAGGAGCTGTGGCGTCAGTGCCGCCGAGAAGTCCGTGCTCGCCTCCTTGGGCAGCAGGGACGGCAGGTTGTCGATGGCGATGAGGTCGAGGGCGGGCTCCTCGTGCAGGCGCCGCACGGGGTCGGTCCAGTCCGTGACCGTGTCGTAGACCGGCAGGACGTTGTAGGGGGAGCCGACGTCGCAGGTCACGTCGCAGACCGTGCGCAGTCGGCGGCCAGGGTCGTCCAGGTCCTTGTCCGTGAGGAAGGGGGTGCTCGGCCCGGTGGTGAGGACGGTGTTCACCATCAACTCGTGGTCCAGCAGGGCCTGTCGGTCCAGATCGCGGGTCTCGGTGAGGTCCCAGCAGGTGGGGTCGAGCCCCGCCTCGGCGAGCGCGACCCGCGCACCGCGCCCGGAGCGGCCGAGCGCGCCGATCACCAGCGAGGCGAACTCGGCTTCGCCGGGGGCCGGTTGGAGTTCGGCGTCCAGTTCCTCCTTGGACGTCGGCCGCAGTGGGGCGCTCAGTCTGCCCCGGTGGTGCAGTACCGCGAGGGCCGCGCCCACATAGCCCGCCCAGTAGCCGAAGGCGGCGAGCCTGCGGCCGTTGTCGTCCACCAGGTACTCCAGGTCGAACAGCGCCCCTCCCCCGGCGACGAACCGGCGCAGCAACGCCTCCGCCCCGGGCTGTGCCTTGTACGCGTGCCCGAAGAAGACATGACGGTGCCTCAACTGCTCCGGCCCGTCCGGGAGTTCCTTGAGGCCTACGATCACCGCGTCCGCCGGGGCGTCGACCCAGGAGCCCGCCTCGACGACTCGGCAGCCCGCCTCCTCGTACGCCCCGGTCGGAAAGACGCGCTGCGGGGAGTCCTCGACGGTGAGCGTCACGCCGTCCCGGACGAGCCGCCGGGCATCGGACGGCACGATCGGGGTGCGTCGCTCGGTCGTGCGGGTCTCGTGGCGCAGCCACAGGTGGAGCTCGGTCATACGCGGTTGACCTCCGGTCTCAGGGCATCGGCGGCGAACCGTTCGGCACGCAGCGGGGTGATGTCGACGAAGGGATCATGCCCCAGGAAGAGATCGCGGACGACCTCGCCCACGGCGGGTCCCTGGAGGAAGCCGTGCCCTGAGAACCCGGTCGCGTACAGGAAGCGGGAGACCGAACTCGCCTCGCCGATCAGCGCGTTGTGGTCCGGGGTGATCTCGTACAGGCCGGCCCAGCCGCCCGTCCTGCGCAGGTCGAGCAGGGCGGGTGCGCGGTGCTCCATGGCCTCGCAGAGGCGGGGGATCCAGCGGTCGTGGGTCTCGGTGGCGAAGCCGGGCCTCTCGTCCGGGTCGGACATGCCGACCAGGAGGCCCGGACCCTCGGTGTGGAAGTACAGGCTGCTGGTGAAGTCGATGGTCATGGGGAGGTCGGGCGGGAGGTCCGGGACCGGTTCGGTGACGGCGATCTGGCGGCGCAGCGGCTCCACCGGGAGGTCCACGCCGGCCATCGCGCCGACGGCCCGTGACCAGGCGCCCGCCGCACACACGACGGCCGACGTGCCGATCCGGCCCAGACCGGTGACGACGGCCGTGATGTCGTCGCCGCGCGTCTCGATGCCGGTGACCTCGCAGTGGCGTACGACCTTGACGCCGTGTCGACGGGCGGCGGCCGCGTATCCGTGCACCACGGCCTCGGGGGTGCAGTGGCCGTCGTCCGGGGAGAAGGCGGCGGCCAGCAGTCCGTCGGTGCTGATCAGCGGCGAGAGGCGGCGCGCCTCGGCCGGGTCCAGCATGCGGCTCGGCACGCCGAGTCCGTTCTGCAGCCGCACCCCGGCCTCGAACGCCTCAACCTCCTCCGGTGTCGACAGCAGGAAGAGGTAGCCGACACGGTGCAGCCCGATGTCGTGGCCCGTCTCCTCGCCGAAGCGGGCGAACGCCTCCAGGCTGCGCGCGCCCAGCTGGATGTTGAGCTCGTCGGAAAACTGCGCGCGCACTCCGCCCGCGGCTCGCGAGGTGGACCCGGACGCGAGTTCCCCCCGCTCGACGAGCACCACGTCCCGCACTCCGGCCCGCGCCAGGTGGTACGCGATGCTGGTGCCCATCACCCCGCCGCCGATGACGACGACCCCCGCACGTCCGGGAACACCGGTCATGAACCCACCCCCTGGTCGCGAGCGGCGTCGATGACCGCCCAGGCCGCGGCGGCGTCCTGGACACCGACGCCGACGCTGTTGTAGTAGACGATGTCCCGCCCGGTCGTACGTCCCTCGCGGCGGCCGGTGAGTACCTCGCCGAGCGGGATGAGGTCCTGGCGGGTGAGCGTTCCGGCGCGCAGTGCGTCCACGACCGGCCCGGCGTGTTCGGCCGCGGTCTCGGGGTCGTCCACGACGACGAACTCGGCCCGCCGTACGACCTCGGTGTCGACCTCGCTGCGGCTGGGCTCGAAGGATCCGACGCTGACGAGGGTGCAGCCCGGCGCGAGCCACTCGCCCCGGACGACGGGCGTACTGCTGAGCGTGCAGGCGGCGACCATGGGCAGTCCGGCCACGGCTTCCTCCGCCGTGTCGACGGCCTTGACCGGGATAACGAGTTCGGCCGCGAGGAGGCGTGCCGCCCGTGCTCTGCGGTCCGGGGACGGGCTCCAGATCCGTACGGCTCTCAGGTCCCGGACCCGGGCGACGGAGCGTGCGTGCGCGAGGGCCTGGGTGCCGGAGCCGATCAGGCCCAGCTCGGCGCTGTCGGGGGTGGCGAGCGCGTCGAAGGCCACGGCACTGGCCGCGGCGGTGCGCAGGGTCGTCACCGCGGTGCCGTCCATGACGGCGACGAGTTGCCCGGTGACCGGGTCGAGCGCGTTGATCACGGCGTGGATCGTCGGCAGCCCGGCGGCCGCGTTGCCCGGGTTGACGCTGCCGATCTTGGCGACGGCCCCGGTGTCCGCGGACAGCCGCGCGAGGTAGGTGAACACGACACTGTCGTCGAACCCGCTCGGATGCATGATCTTGCCGGGCAGCTCGGCGGTGCCGTCACCGAGCGCGGTGAAGGCGGCCCGCTGGGACCGGATCGCGGTGTCGGTGTCGAGCAGGGCGGCCACCTGGTCGCGGGAGAGGTGGAGGACGTCGTCGGTCATCCCTCTTCCCTTCCCCTGTCCGCGCCGATGTCACCGCGGCCGGGGCGTCCGGGTGACACTCGTCCTGATCACACCGCTGCCCCGCCGCCGCGCGCCACTGGGGACGCGCGGCGCGCGGGGCCGGCTGCGGGGCCGGTCGGCCGGGTCAGACGCGGTGGCCCACCACGGCGTCCAGGTGCGGCAGGTCGTGGTCCAGGCGCTCCCGCTTGGTGCGCAGATAGGTGATGTTGTCCTCGCAGGGCGGGATCAGCAGCGGGACCTGCGCGTCGACCTTGATGCCGTTGCGGAGCAACGCCTCGCGCTTGCGCGGGTTGTTGGACAGCAGTCTCACGGAACGGACGCCGAGGTCGTGCAGGATGTCCGCGGCCACGCCGTAGTCGCGGGCGTCCACGGGCAGCCCGAGCGCGAGGTTCGCCTCGACGGTGTCGAGGCCCTCCGACTGGAGCTTCATCGCCTGGAGCTTGGCGAGCAGGCCGATCCCGCGGCCCTCGTGGCCCCGCAGATAGATGAGGATGCCGCGCCCTTCGGCCACGATCTCCCGCAGTGCGGTGGAGAGTTGGGGGCCGCACTCGCAGTGCCGGGATCCGAACGCGTCACCCGTGAGGCACTCGGAGTGCAGCCGGGTGAGCATTCCGTCTTTCTGGATGTCACCGTAGACCAGAGCCACTTGTTCGTCTCCGCGGGTACGGTCCAGGTAGCCGACGGCCTGGAAATCGCCGTACACCGTGGGCAGCGGGGCATTCACGACCCGCTCGACACCTGCGGAGTGGGCTTTCCCGGCGAGTACGCCATCTATTTCTGTCATGATTCTGGTTCCTAAGCAGAGACGAAAGGTCGCGAGAACATGGGCAATTCGGGCGGTTCGGAAATACGACTCACGGTGTCAGGACAGTTGCCGACAGACACCACGGAAGACGTACGCGCACGAGGTGCCGGTACTGCCCAGCAGGTTGCCGTGCTTCCCGTGGGCAGCTTCGAGCAGCACGGTGCGTATCTTCCGCTGTCGACTGACACGCTCGTCGCGTGCGCGATAGCCCAAGAGGTCGCTGCCGCATTCCCCGTTCACCTCCTTCCTCCGGTGACGATCTCCTGCTCGCACGAACACGCGGCCTGGCCGGGAACGGTGAGCATTTCCTCCGTGACGCTCCATGCGGTGGTGCGGGACATTGCCGACTCGCTGCGTCGGTCGGGTGTGGACACCCTCGTCGTGGTCAATGGACATGGCGGCAATTACGTATTGGGCAATGTCGTGCAGGAATCCACCGCCGCCGGTGCCCGGATGGCTCTTTTCCCGGCCGCGGAGGACTGGGAGACGGCGCGTGAACAGGCCGGGATACAGACCTCGTTGCTCACCGATATGCACGCGGGGGAAATAGAGACCTCCATTCTGCTGCACAGGCACCCCGAATTGGTAAGGCCGGGTTACGAGACCTCCGACTTCGAGGCCGACGACCGCCGGCAACTGCTCACGCTGGGCATGTCGGCCTATACCAAGTCCGGTGTCATCGGGCGCCCTTCGAGGGCGTCCGCCGAGAAGGGGAAGGAACTCCTCGCCTCGCTGGCCGACTCCTTCGGAGCGTACTTCTCGCTGCTGACATCGGAGACCGGGCTTCCTGCGGTCGTCGATCGGCACTGAGTGTCCCCGTTTCCATCCGCGCGGGCCGAGATCCGGGACGCCGGTGACTCCATGTGCGAGTCCGGACCCGGCTCGGCGGCCGCGTTCTCCTGCGGGCGCCGCAGCCCCGCGTACCAACGCGCCACCAGTACGGCGACACCGGGCAGGCTCGCGGCGAAGCTGAGCACGCCGTAGACCACGGCCACGGTCAGGCCCTGGGTCGCGCCCAGGCCCGCCGCGCCGAACGCCCAGGCGGTGACGCCTTCCCTGGGTCCCCAGCCGCCGACGTTCAGCGGCAGCCCCATGGCGATCAGGGCGAGCAGTGCCAGGGGCACCAGCTCGGCGGCGGAGGCGGACGAGCCGGCCGCCCGGGCCGCGAGCAGGAACATCAGGACGTGTCCCGCGAGCACCACGACCGACGAGATCAGGACGCCCGGCCAGCTTCCGCGGGCCAGCAGCGCCCCGCGCGCCTCGGTGAGCGCGGCGCGCACCGCGCGGTAGCGGCGGGACGCGCGCGGCGCCCGGCCCCTGCTGCGGACCGCGCCCACGGTGACGACCCCGCACAGCGAGACGGCGACCAGCAGCACGGCGAGGTGCCGGGTCTCGGTCAGTACCGGCGAGGGCTGGGTGAGCAGCACGGTCACGCCGACGGCGGCCAGGACCGCCTGTCCCGCGACCCGTTCGAGGACGACCGCGCGCACTCCGCGGCCGACGTCGCCGGCGCTCTGTCCGTGCCGTACCGCGCGGTGCACGTCGCCGAGTACGCCGCCCGGCAGGGCCGCGTTGAGGAACAACGCGCGGTAGTAGTCCGCGACGGCCGGGCCCAGCGGCAGCCTGAGCTTCATCCCGCGGGCCACCACGCACCAGCGCCAGGCGCTGAACACAGTGGTCAGCAGGCCGATGCCGAGCGCCGCGAGGAGCGTCGGGCCGTCGATCCTGCGCAGGCCGTCCAGGAAGACCCCGGTGCCGAGCCGCCAGGTGAGCACGGTGAGGATCACGACGCCGGCGATGGTGCCGAAGTGGGTGCGCAGGACGCGGGAATCGAGGCGCGCCAGGACGGGACCCGCGACGCCGGCCAGCACCTTGCGCGGACCCGCGGTGGGCGTGTCCGCCGTCGCGTCGGCGCGGGCGGACCCGGTCTCGCCGTCCCCGCCGTTCTCGCCGTTCTCGCCGTTCTCGCCGTTCTCGCCGTCGAGGCGTACTCGTCCGGTCTCCCGTTCCTCCGCACCGCCGTCACGGACCGCCGACGACAGTTCGTCGTCCAGGGCGGCCAGTGACTGTGCCTCGTCCGCCATCGCCGGCGTGCTCATCAGGCTCCCCCTGTCGGGCGGGCCAGGG contains:
- a CDS encoding tetratricopeptide repeat protein, producing the protein MLEPMSVAAVAGVLGAVGSGMANEAGKWAWESAGGLVRRIAGREVAAPANPAEVEAVARVVHEGVLGDPRLARAWAEFAGSVRPPGATVGRPCLPPSIRSFTDRRDALKRLDEEARRKADGRPRLALLYGQEGMGVTTLATHWGVRAAERFPDGQIHVDLRGGGTGTPLDAARVLAEVLRQLGLADEELPPAFAERQELFRRYAADRRLLVILDHARSAAQVEPVIGSAPEVFTIVGARHRLTGLDALSIPVGPLTERDSARLLAALVDKSALVAARATVPSLLARCAGSPYAIKAAVPRLSAPAPEAPAVSPETDPVRAAAEDSYRLLAPGAARLYRLAALCDLPALDATGAARAAGLQQAEADGWLAELAEAMLLDRIGDGRYRYREGVRAHAEAAAAREDGIVACSAAMNRTIEGYLLSAVSAARAVLPESWRIPELPAGADAVPYADRGAALDSLAAEAGNLVRVMGLADEFGDADTVVRLGRALWPLQLKAGHHDVLLPALRVAVRAADERFPGTREAGALHTQLAHTLTELRLWDEAEREALAAARDEQAAGHPRGHASAVEFLGLLRLRQWRFQEAYDCFEESYGIYGEIGPEDEGTRDLPRALALLERHRGRALRGLQRRAEARERLERALTFFRGSGEAYNRARTLTDLAETRLDGEEFAQALPLVDEAIAALTPEKAEYHLAYLRALRERCVAVRPE
- a CDS encoding saccharopine dehydrogenase yields the protein MTELHLWLRHETRTTERRTPIVPSDARRLVRDGVTLTVEDSPQRVFPTGAYEEAGCRVVEAGSWVDAPADAVIVGLKELPDGPEQLRHRHVFFGHAYKAQPGAEALLRRFVAGGGALFDLEYLVDDNGRRLAAFGYWAGYVGAALAVLHHRGRLSAPLRPTSKEELDAELQPAPGEAEFASLVIGALGRSGRGARVALAEAGLDPTCWDLTETRDLDRQALLDHELMVNTVLTTGPSTPFLTDKDLDDPGRRLRTVCDVTCDVGSPYNVLPVYDTVTDWTDPVRRLHEEPALDLIAIDNLPSLLPKEASTDFSAALTPQLLEFGVAGAWGRDLDRYHEACRELDLTQGEFRDA
- a CDS encoding NAD(P)/FAD-dependent oxidoreductase; translated protein: MTGVPGRAGVVVIGGGVMGTSIAYHLARAGVRDVVLVERGELASGSTSRAAGGVRAQFSDELNIQLGARSLEAFARFGEETGHDIGLHRVGYLFLLSTPEEVEAFEAGVRLQNGLGVPSRMLDPAEARRLSPLISTDGLLAAAFSPDDGHCTPEAVVHGYAAAARRHGVKVVRHCEVTGIETRGDDITAVVTGLGRIGTSAVVCAAGAWSRAVGAMAGVDLPVEPLRRQIAVTEPVPDLPPDLPMTIDFTSSLYFHTEGPGLLVGMSDPDERPGFATETHDRWIPRLCEAMEHRAPALLDLRRTGGWAGLYEITPDHNALIGEASSVSRFLYATGFSGHGFLQGPAVGEVVRDLFLGHDPFVDITPLRAERFAADALRPEVNRV
- a CDS encoding ornithine cyclodeaminase family protein encodes the protein MTDDVLHLSRDQVAALLDTDTAIRSQRAAFTALGDGTAELPGKIMHPSGFDDSVVFTYLARLSADTGAVAKIGSVNPGNAAAGLPTIHAVINALDPVTGQLVAVMDGTAVTTLRTAAASAVAFDALATPDSAELGLIGSGTQALAHARSVARVRDLRAVRIWSPSPDRRARAARLLAAELVIPVKAVDTAEEAVAGLPMVAACTLSSTPVVRGEWLAPGCTLVSVGSFEPSRSEVDTEVVRRAEFVVVDDPETAAEHAGPVVDALRAGTLTRQDLIPLGEVLTGRREGRTTGRDIVYYNSVGVGVQDAAAAWAVIDAARDQGVGS
- the ribA gene encoding GTP cyclohydrolase II translates to MTEIDGVLAGKAHSAGVERVVNAPLPTVYGDFQAVGYLDRTRGDEQVALVYGDIQKDGMLTRLHSECLTGDAFGSRHCECGPQLSTALREIVAEGRGILIYLRGHEGRGIGLLAKLQAMKLQSEGLDTVEANLALGLPVDARDYGVAADILHDLGVRSVRLLSNNPRKREALLRNGIKVDAQVPLLIPPCEDNITYLRTKRERLDHDLPHLDAVVGHRV
- a CDS encoding creatininase family protein translates to MGNSGGSEIRLTVSGQLPTDTTEDVRARGAGTAQQVAVLPVGSFEQHGAYLPLSTDTLVACAIAQEVAAAFPVHLLPPVTISCSHEHAAWPGTVSISSVTLHAVVRDIADSLRRSGVDTLVVVNGHGGNYVLGNVVQESTAAGARMALFPAAEDWETAREQAGIQTSLLTDMHAGEIETSILLHRHPELVRPGYETSDFEADDRRQLLTLGMSAYTKSGVIGRPSRASAEKGKELLASLADSFGAYFSLLTSETGLPAVVDRH